One Bombus fervidus isolate BK054 chromosome 7, iyBomFerv1, whole genome shotgun sequence genomic region harbors:
- the LOC139988819 gene encoding odorant receptor 10-like, which produces MHLSVRRQTDPPQNTNYEEDIVYVTKHNKWVLNCIGMWPAVVEGMGKFLPKIVIGFSNLVSLFTVVQCILHIILEEKDALLRLRLLGLACFASVNLLKYWAVIVRKPNIEYCIKQVQTDWKQVKFQRNRMLMLKYGKIGRDLTIYSAVFMYSAGMCYITILQYAMGMSLKANNRTIRVLVYPTYSGFFDAQKSPIYEIVYVLQCMCTLLFNSVTVGCCGLAALFATHACGQIDIVVSQLNDLADGKFAKKNSNPSTRLMEIVKHHIRILKYEGKVKRCLILTKHISQTIVDFDWQQNNKIGLATYSMLLLSLTFNMFLLCYIGNLLIEKSTSVGISCCMIEWYRLPDKTVQDLILIIAMSNSPAKISAGRIFLLSLPTFGNR; this is translated from the exons ATGCATCTCTCCGTTCGACGTCAGACAGATCCACCGCAAAACACAAACTACGAAGAAGATATCGTTTACGTGACGAAACACAACAAATGGGTTCTGAATTGCATCGGGATGTGGCCCGCTGTGGTAGAAGGCATGGGCAAATTTTTGCCAAAAATCGTAATCGGATTCAGTAATTTGGTGTCGCTTTTTACGGTAGTGCAGTGTATATTACACATTATATTAGAGGAAAAAGATGCTTTATTACGACTGAGGCTCTTGGGATTGGCTTGCTTTGCTTCAGTCAACCTGTTGAAGTATTGGGCTGTTATAGTGCGCAAGCCGAACATCGAATACTGTATCAAACAGGTGCAAACAGATTGGAAACAGGTCA AGTTTCAAAGAAATCGCATGCTGATGCTAAAATACGGAAAGATCGGCAGAGATCTGACCATATATAGCGCCGTGTTCATGTATAGTGCTGGCATGTGTTACATTACGATCTTGCAGTATGCAATGGGAATGAGCCTGAAGGCAAATAATCGTACAATCAGAGTGTTAGTGTACCCTACGTATAGTGGATTTTTCGATGCTCAAAAAAGCCCCATTTACGAAATCGTGTACGTTCTTCAATGTATGTGCACACTTTTGTTCAACTCTGTGACAGTTGGGTGTTGTGGATTAGCAGCACTTTTTGCAACACATGCCTGTGGACAGATTGATATCGTCGTATCTCAATTAAATGATCTGGCCGATGGAAAATTCGccaagaaaaattctaatcCAAGCACTCGACTGATGGAAATCGTAAAACATCACataagaattttaaagtaCGAAGGTAAAGTAAAACGTTGCTTGATACTGACCAAACACATATCGCAAACTATTGTAGATTTT GATTGGCaacagaataataaaattggttTGGCAACGTACTCGATGCTATTATTATCTTTGACGTTCAATATGTTCTTGTTATGCTACATTGGCAATCTTCTAATAGAAAAG AGTACTAGCGTCGGAATATCCTGCTGTATGATAGAGTGGTATCGCTTACCAGACAAGACAGTTCAAGATCTCATCTTAATTATTGCCATGTCGAATAGTCCGGCAAAAATTAGCGCCGGTAGAATATTTCTCTTATCCTTACCCACTTTCGGAAAT